In a single window of the Aquarana catesbeiana isolate 2022-GZ linkage group LG13, ASM4218655v1, whole genome shotgun sequence genome:
- the SNW1 gene encoding SNW domain-containing protein 1: MSLSCFLPAPTQLSQDQLEAEEKIRAQKSLQTALVASRREPPPYGHRKGWVPRTVEDFGDGGAFPEIHVAQYPLDMGRKKRMSNSLAVQVDAEGKIKYDAIARQGQGKEKVIYSKYTDLVPKEVMNEDDPDLQRPDEEAVRELTDKTRQALDKAVSQKIAAAMPVRAADKLAPAQYIRYTPSQQGVAFNSGAKQRVIRMVEMQKDPMEPPRFKINKKIPRGPPSPPAPVMHSPSRKMTVKEQQEWRIPPCISNWKNAKGYTIPLDKRLAADGRGLQTVHINENFAKLAEALYIADRKAREAVEMRAQVERKMAQKEKEKKEEKLRELAQIARERRAGIKSHAEKEDGEARERDEIRDNRRKERQHERNLSRAAPDKRSKLQRNEDRDISEQIALGIPSQRPTAEIQYDQRLFNQSRGMDSGFAGGEDEVYNVYDQPWRSSKEMAQTIYRPKNQDVDFGPDLDTLMKNNRFVPDKEFTGSDRKQRRDGPVQFEEDPFGLDKFLEEAKQHGGSKRPSDSGRAKEHDHEGKKRRKE, encoded by the exons atGTCGCTGTCCTG TTTCCTACCCGCTCCCACTCAgctctcccaggaccagctggagGCTGAGGAGAAGATCAGAGCTCAGAAGTCTCTGCAGACGGCTTTGGTTGCATCACGAAGAGAACCGCCCCCTTATGGGCATCGGAAAGGCTGGGTGCCCCGAACTGTGGAG GATTTTGGCGATGGAGGGGCGTTCCCGGAAATCCACGTGGCGCAGTACCCCCTGGACATGGGCAGGAAGAAGCGGATGTCCAATTCCCTGGCTGTACAAGTGGATGCAGAGGGGAAGATCAAGTATGATGCCATTGCACGGCAGGGCCAGGGAAAAGAAAAG gttatatacagtaaatacacagACCTGGTACCTAAGGAAGTGATGAATGAAGATGACCCAGACCTTCAGAGACCCGATGAAGAGGCAGTCCGAGAG CTGACAGACAAGACCCGCCAGGCCCTGGATAAAGCTGTATCCCAGAAGATAGCCGCAGCCATGCCGGTTCGAGCCGCAGACAAGCTGGCACCAGCACAGTACATCAG GTACACGCCATCCCAGCAAGGTGTGGCATTCAACTCAGGAGCCAAGCAGAGGGTCATTCGTATGGTGGAGATGCAGAAAGACCCTATGGAGCCGCCACGTTTCAA AATAAACAAGAAGATCCCGCGTGGCCCCCCGTCTCCTCCTGCTCCTGTGATGCACTCTCCCAGCAGGAAG ATGACCGTCAAGGAGCAGCAAGAATGGAGAATCCCCCCTTGCATTTCTAACTGGAAAAACGCTAAG GGTTACACCATCCCTCTGGACAAGCGGTTGGCTGCTGATGGCAGAGGCCTCCAGACTGTCCACATTAATGAGAACTTTGCTAAACTAGCTGAAGCTTTGTACATTGCTGACAGAAAG GCCCGGGAAGCTGTGGAGATGAGAGCCCAAGTGGAAAGGAAGATGGCacagaaggagaaggagaaaaaggaggaaaagtTGAGAGAACTGGCTCAGATTGCCAGAGAACGCCGAGCTGGAATAAAGTCTCATGCAGAGAAAG AGGATGGAGAAGCCAGAGAGAGGGATGAAATCAGAGATAACCGGCGAAAGGAGCGACAACATGAGCGTAACCTGTCCAGGGCAGCCCCCGACAAGAG GTCAAAGCTGCAGAGGAATGAGGATCGAGACATCAGTGAACAGATTGCTCTTGGAATACCCAGCCAGCGACCGACAGCGGAGATCCAGTACGACCAGCGGCTCTTCAACCAAAGCAGG GGTATGGACAGTGGCTTTGCCGGTGGGGAGGATGAGGTGTACAATGTATATGATCAGCCTTGGAGAAGTAGCAAGGAAATGGCACAAACCATCTACCGGCCCAAGAACCAAGATGTGGATTTCGGCCCAGACTTGGACACACTGATGAAGAACAACAG ATTCGTTCCTGATAAGGAGTTCACCGGCTCAGACCGCAAGCAGCGCCGCGATGGGCCCGTACAGTTTGAGGAGGATCCTTTCGGTTTGGACAAGTTCTTGGAGGAAGCCAAACAGCACGGAGGATCTAAACGCCCCTCAGACAGCGGCCGTGCCAAGGAGCACGACCATGAGGGCAAAAAGCGCAGGaaggagtga